The Ammoniphilus sp. CFH 90114 nucleotide sequence TTCTCAAGAATTCCAGCAAATACAGCTGAAACGAGAACGAGAGAAATGGTATACATAATATTATCGATGCCGCCGCGATTAAGCAGACTATCTACCATCTCATTTCCGGATTCAATACTGTAGCCGCCTTGCAATGTGGTGATGGCATCAGCCGTGACTCCACCCTGCACAAAGATATGAGCCAGTACTCCCATGATTACACCCGCGATCAGGGCAGGCAATGCCGGCACCTTTCTCCCTACCATCACAATTACGATGACCGGAACAAGAAGCAGCCAAGGCGAAATCGTGAAGTTTTCCTGTAGCGTTTGAAGAACACTCTCTACGTCACCTGCGGTGACCGAATCGGAGGAGAATTGTCTTCCCATGTACCAGAATGCGCCTAAAGCAATGAGCAAACCAGGAATCGTAGTATACAGCATGTGCTTGATATGATCAAATAAGTCCGAACCAGAGAGTCCAGCTGCTAAGAGAGTCGTATCTGAAAGAGGCGACATCTTATCTCCGAAGTACGCACCAGAAATGACCGCTCCCGCCACCATCGGAGCCGGAATTCCCATACTGATTCCGATCCCCATTCCCGCTACACCTATGGTTCCCATCGTCGACCAGGAACTTCCTATCGCTAGAGAAACGACGGCACAAATCAATGTAATCGCTACCAAGAAATAGGTAGGAGATAAGATCTTTAATCCATAAAACGTCATCGTAGCGATTATGCCTCCGCCAATCCAAGATCCGATAATCATTCCAACTGTGATAAGAATAACAATAGCCGGCAGGACTAAGCGGATTCCCTGGTACATCCCCTCTTCAATATCCTTCCAAACATACCCCACCCGCCAGGCAATAAACGCAGCGACGATACTGCCGAAGATCAACGGCACATGTGGGCTTCCCTCAAACACGACAATCGTGATGGCCATCCCCATAATCATGGCCAATAGTGGAACTATGGCTAAGCCAAACGAGATTTCTTTCTTTTTCGAGTTGTCCAATCAAATTCCCCCTTATGATAAGATTCAGTATTTTCAATTAAACTATTTGCAAAAATGATGCCAACCCCAAAAATCACCTTAACACCCATTTAGTGGCATAGAATCTTCCATTTTAAGCAAAAACTTTTGCATGCCAATCTTTTTGGCTGCCAAAAAACTTACTGCCCCAATGCGCCGCGTTAACGGGACTTTTTACCGTTATTTTCAGTTTTGAGGTCAAACTGGTTCAAAT carries:
- the nhaC gene encoding Na+/H+ antiporter NhaC, with translation MDNSKKKEISFGLAIVPLLAMIMGMAITIVVFEGSPHVPLIFGSIVAAFIAWRVGYVWKDIEEGMYQGIRLVLPAIVILITVGMIIGSWIGGGIIATMTFYGLKILSPTYFLVAITLICAVVSLAIGSSWSTMGTIGVAGMGIGISMGIPAPMVAGAVISGAYFGDKMSPLSDTTLLAAGLSGSDLFDHIKHMLYTTIPGLLIALGAFWYMGRQFSSDSVTAGDVESVLQTLQENFTISPWLLLVPVIVIVMVGRKVPALPALIAGVIMGVLAHIFVQGGVTADAITTLQGGYSIESGNEMVDSLLNRGGIDNIMYTISLVLVSAVFAGILENTGMLESIVRKILSLVRSEKGLVSSTVGTSFFTNIVSADQYLSIIVPSRMYAKAYQDRNLHPKNLSRALEDGGTITSVFVPWNTCGVFIAGTLSVSTLEYAPYAILNFAVPIISIIFAWIGFSIVKLTPNQQQKNKGNVQMEDAV